ATCCGAATTTCTTTGCCATTACCCAATACAACCGCAGCTACTTCTATGCGATGTCGGTCGTGGACCTGGGACAGGCGATCAAGGATGCGCGTGGCAATAACGGCGCTGTAGGGGCTGGTCTATAAGGATGTAAGGAAGCGTAAATGCTCTTGAGACAAGTTCTTGAGAGCACTATCTTAATTACTAAATAGAAATTATCTTCCGTGCGACAACTAACTTAGCACGGCAAAAAAATATCCTGCACACCAACAGAATTGCCTTACAATTAAGTTTAGTTGCTAATATGATGTGGGCACCGAAGCTTAGCACAAGAAGCGGTGTATAATTCTCACACAATGTTGCATCTTGACAACAAGATCACACACGCAAAGCTTTTTTTAATTGCTGCTGAGTATTATATGGCGCGATGTTGTATAATTGTGTATATATTATGAAACTTTTTATCCCGGAATTCCGTCCGTGTGTGAATTTTCCTGAGTAAGGAAGAACATTACGCAGCAAAGCGAGCTCCGAGTGTTGTACTTAGCAGGACAACTTTACAGAAGGAAAAGACGAAATCATGACAAACCAAGTCGGCATAGATATGAACAACGATGCGGATGGCGATGACCTGCTGCAATACAATCCCAACCGCCTGCTCGATACCCTGATCGAGAACCTGCGTCTGAAAAACGATGCGGCCTTGTCGCGCGCGCTGGAAGTTGCGCCGCCGGTGATCTCGAAAATTCGTCACCACCGTCTGCCGGTCGGCGCCTCGCTGCTGATTCGCATGCACGAAGTGAGCGATCTGAGCATTCGCGACCTGCGTTACTTGATGGGCGATCGCCGCAACAAGTTCCGCATCAGCGACAAACAGTTCAAACCGAAAGATCCGGTCGATTCCGGTTCGGGCAGCCAGGGTTAATTCACCCCGGTCGTCACATCATCCCGGCCCCTTATCCAGGGGCGCGGGATTGTTTGCTTTAAGTTTCTGCATCAACGTTCTATATCAGGCCGGGAACACACCGGTCGACAGGTAGCGGTCACCACGGTCGCAGACGATGAACACGATCGTCGCGTTCTCCACCGTTTGCGACAGGCGCAGTGCGATCTCGCAGGCGCCCGCTGCCGAAATTCCGCAGAAAATCCCCTCTTCCGCCGCCATCCGGCGCGCCATGCGTTCGGCTGCTGCCTGCGAAACCGATTCCACCTTGTCCACCCGCGTGCGGTCGTAGATCTTCGGCAGGTAGGCTTCCGGCCATTTGCGGATGCCGGGTATCGACGAACCTTCTTCCGGCTCGGCGCCGATGATCTGCACGCCCGGGTTTTGCTCTTTCAGGTAGCGCGACACGCCCATGATGGTGCCGGTGGTGCCCATGGCGCTGACGAAGTGCGTGACGCGGCCTTCGGTGTCGCGCCAAATTTCGGGGCCGGTGCTGTCGTAGTGGGCACGTGCATTGTCCTGGTTGCCGAACTGGTCGAGGATGATGCCCTTGCCGTCTTTTTGCAATTGCTCGGCCATGTCGCGCGCGTATTCCATGCCGCCGGTCTTGGGCGTGAGCATGATCTGGGCGCCGTAGGCGGCCATGCTCTGGCGTCGTTCCACGCTGAGGTTTTCCGGCATCAGGAGCAGCATCTTGTAGCCGCGCAGCGCGGCCGCCATGGCCAGCGCGATGCCGGTGTTGCCGCTGGTCGCTTCGATCAGCGTATCGCCGGGCTTGATGTCGCCGCGTTCCTCGGCGCGCTTGAGCATGGACATGGCCGCGCGGTCCTTGACCGAACCGGCCGGGTTGTTGCCTTCGAGCTTGCCCAAAATGATATTGTTGCGTGCCGCCGCCTCGGCGCCCGGCAGGCGGGTCAGCTGCACCAGCGGCGTATTGCCGATCGTATCTTCCAGAGTCTTGTAAGCCATCGTTTTCTTTGTCGGTGAGTGCGTCAGAACAGCCATTTTAATCCGAGTTGGGCTTGCGTGTATTGCAAGCACCACGATGGCCCCTCCCGAAAGGTCAAGGCGCGCCAACTCTTCACACGCACGCCACGCCTTGCGCTAGACTTCCATCCAATCGCCACCCCGGCGCACCCACTTCTTTCCACATCATGGCCATCTCCCCGCTCGACCCCATCGCCGCAGAAACGCACGACGCCCTCGCTTCCACGGCCACGGCTACCGCGTCCGCTCCCACGCTCGACCTGGAAAAGCGCGGCTACCAGATCTTCCCTACCCTGAGCCCCGGCGACATCAAGCACATGCTGCGGTTCGGCCAGGCGCGCACGTACCAGGACGGCGAACCGGTGATCGAAGCAGGCAAAACCTGCTATGGCCTGATGCTGGTGCTCAAGGGTGCGATCGCCATGTACCGCACCAACGGCCTCGACGACCCGCTGCTGTTCATCACCCACACCGTCGGCCAGTTCGCCGGTGAGGTGGCGCAACTGTCGGGCCGCTCGCCGCTGGCCAACGGCTACGCAGCCGGCACCACCGAGGTGCTGGTGGTGCCGCCGGAATCGCTGCGCGCCTTGCTGGTCGCGCATGCCGACCTGGGCGAGCGCATTGTGCGGGCGTTGATCCTGCGCCGGGTGGGCCTGATCGAGCAGAACTCGGGCGGCCCCACCATCATCGGCGCGCGCAGCCAGGGCCGGGTACACGCGCTGCAAAGCTTCCTGTCGGCCAATGGCCACCCGTACAGCGTGATCGACCCGGCCGAAGACCTGCGCGCGGCCGACCTGATCGCCCTGCACCAGGCCAGCGGCGACGACCTGCCGCTGGTGGTCTGCCCCGACGGCGCCATCAAGAAAAACCCCACCGTGGTGGACATGGGCCGCTGCCTGGGCATGCTGCCCGAACTGAGCGAAGACAAGGTGTGGGACGTGATCGTGGTGGGCGCCGGTCCGGCCGGCCTGGCGACCGCCGTGTATGCCGCATCCGAAGGGTTGTCGGTGCTGGCGCTGGAAACGCGCGCCTACGGCGGTCAGGCGGGCGCCAGCGCCCGTATCGAAAACTACCTGGGTTTTCCCACCGGCATCTCGGGCGGCGCGCTGGCAGGCCGTGCGTACGTGCAGGCGCAGAAGTTCGGCGTCGAGATCGCCATCCCGGCGCCCACCGGCCGCCTGATCTGCGACACCTGGCCGCTGCAAGTGGAAATGTGCGGCAGCTACCAGAAGCTCAAGGCGCGCACCGTGGTGCTGTCGTGCGGCGCGCGCTACCGCCGGCCGTCGCTGGCCAACCTCAAGCAGTTCGAGGGCAAGGGTGTTTACTACTGGGCGTCGCCGATCGAGGCCAAGCTGTGCCGCTCGGAAGAAATCGTGCTGGTCGGCGGCGGCAACTCGGCCGGCCAGGCTGCCGTATTCCTGTCGGGCCATGCATCCAAGGTGCACATCCTGATCCGCCGCGACAGTCTGGCCGCCACCATGTCGAGCTACCTGATCGAACGCATCGAAGCCACGCCCAATATCGAGCTGCACACGCACAGCGAAATCGTGGCGCTGGAAGGCAACGACGACGGCCTGAAACAGATCCGCGTGCGCAACGCCAAAACCGAACAGGAAACCGACTACGATGTGTGCCGCGTGTTCCTGTTCATCGGCGCCGATCCCAACACCGCGTGGCTCAGCGACTGCGGCGTGGACGTGGACGACCACGGCTTCATCCGGACCGGTTTCGATGTCGCCAAGGCGCAATGCCGCGCCAACTTCGAAAACGGCGTCTATCCGCGCGAGCTGCCCAGCCGCGCAGCGCTGGAAACCAGCGTGCCGGGCGTATTTGCCATCGGCGACGTGCGCGCCGCCTCCACCAAGCGCGTGGCAGCCGCCGTGGGCGAAGGTGCTGCGGTGGTCTCGCAGATTCATCAGTTCCTGGCTAATCTGCCGGCGGACAAGCGGGCGTTGGCGGCCGAGCCGGCAGCCATCGCCGCATCAGCGCCAGCTGCGGCGGTGTAAGCCGCCGGGCCGCTGGCTGGCTACATTGGCCCGATCATTGAGACGTTTAACGCCTGCTTACTGTCCTGCGGCCTTGATCACATCGATTTCGTAATCGCCATCGTCGACCAGCCGCTCCCAGCCCGGCCAGCGGTTGATGCCCTTGCTGCGCATCACCGACAGCATCAGGCTCTGGCCCGGAACCTGGCGGTCCGGTTGCTGCTGATAAAACGGATCGGCAAACGCCTGGGCCGGCGGGATGATGGTCCAGCCCATGTCCTTGAACTGCGCGAGCGCGTCCCTGAGCCATAGCGCGTTGACCAGATTATGGTGCAGCAGGATTACCTGCGGGATATCGCGGCCCTCGTGCTGGCGCGACAGGTCGCGGTAGGCGTTGGCGCGCTGGCGCAGGTGGTTGAGGTACGCCTGGCGGATCACCGTGACGTCGGCCTTGGGATTGGCTTTGAGTATCTCATTGAGCTTGTCGTCAAGCCGCCAGTCGCTGGTATCGAGCGACACGTAGCCGTTGCGATAGCCATGCTGCTTGAGAAAGGAGCGCATGCCGTCGCGCTTTTCCGGCGTGTTGCCCTCGCGCAGATAGGTGTAGCGGAACCACGGCTGGTAGCCGGGCAGCGGCGCGATGATGCGGTCGCAGTCGAGCACTTCCTGCTGATACTGCGCCAGCGTGACGGTGGTGCTGTTCAGGTCCGGGTGCGTCATCGTATGGTTGCCCACCGCATGGCCGGCTTCGCCCCAGGCGCGCGCCAGGGCCAGGCCGGCCGGCTCATTGGCGCCGTTGCCGCAGGTGACGAACAGCGCGGCCGATACGTGGTGCGCGGCCAGCGCGTCGAGCAGCGCCTGGTTGCGCTGCTGCGGCGACAGCAACGGCGTTTGCTCGAGGCGCGGGCCGTCGTCAAACGTGAAGGCGACTGTTTGGGCGGCAGCTGCGCCCAGTGCGAACAGCGTGGTGGCCAAGGCCAGCGTGAGTCGTTTCATGCAGTTTCCTTGAGGCGTCGTAGTTGCGCGGCCTGGTATGCGCCGAAGGCGTCGTTGAACAGGCAGCGGATCAGCGGGTCGTCGGCGATATCGGCATCCTCGGGCGCACCGGCGATGCGCACGTACATCGACGTCAGCGACTCGCCCAGCGCCAGGCCGGCGTACAGCTTGGCGGCGGGGATTTCGGTGGTCCAGCCCTGAAGCTGCGCATCATCCGGCATGACGCTCGCGGCTTCGATACGATCGACCTCGATGCTGCCGGCGCCGATGCCGCTGGCTTCGATGCGATCGCTTTCGGTACTATCGCCTTCGCCCCCGTCGCTTTCGATTCGGCTGGCTTCGATACAATCATGCTCAATGCTGTCACCGTGAATACGGAAGCGGAAGCTCTGCCCTGCCCCGTCATGGTCGTAGACCGTCAGCTGCCAGATGCGCGGCGCGATAAAATAGCTGTCGTCGGGCAGCTCCATCTCTTCATATTTTTGCAGCAGGCCGCGCTGGCAGAACGCCTGCACCAGCGCCATTTGCTCGGCGGTGAGCGCGGCAAAGCGGCGCGCGATGGCGGCGGTCGGTGGCGGCGTGATGGCCGGGTCGTACTCGAAATCGACATCCTGGTCGCCCACCGGCAGCACCCACGGCAACGGCGCGACCGGTGTCAACGCCTGCGCGGTCAGCTCGAACGCCACCGAGGGATTGATGCGCACTACCTGCGCATTGGGCAGCCAGGCGCCCACCTCTTGGGCAAACTGGCGGTAGGTGATCGGGAACATGGCGTGGTTGTACCACGACCATGGCTCCTGCACGAACTGGCACGAGCTGGGCACCACATAGCGCGGCGCCAGTGCCTGCAATTGCTCGGGCCACTCGTCAGGCAGCGCCACCGCCGGCGTGGCAGGCGGTGGCGCTGCGCGCACGCCGACTGACACGGGCGCGCATGCTGCCGCCAGCCCCGGTGCCGCTTGATCGCGCCAGGCGCGCCCCGGCGCGATCACGTCCACTTCGCGCATGGTCTGGAATGGCCACAGCACCATGTCCCACGGCGCGTAGCCTTTCAATTGTTCCAGCGTTTGCGGGTCCATCCACGCATCGACCACGTTGAGCACATTCAGGCCCTCGGCGCGGATGTGGAACATCGAGTCGACTTCGTCGTCGAGCGCGCGGCGGGCGATGATTTCGAACCCGCCCACGTGCACCGGCTGGTCGATCGCCAGCGACTGCACGTTGCTGAAGCCGAGTTCGCGCAGCATGGCGAACAGTTCGTCGAACAGGCAGTACATGTACACGGGCGTGGTGCGCGCCAGCAGGTGCAGGCTGTCGAACGAGCAGTGGTCGTCGTGGAAGTGCGAGATGAAGATGGCGTCGGGCGTGAGCTGCCTAACTTGGTCGAGGTCGAAACGGACGCCGGGAAACGCGTGGCAGTTGCGGCTGAACGGGTTTTCAAAGATGGGGTCGAACAGGATCTGCGTGCCGCCGGACTCGAAGACGTAGCCGGCGTGGAGGATGCGGGAGATTTTCATAGAAGCCATTTGATGTAGCTCTTTGCGCCAACCGCAAAGCCGTCATCCCCGCGCAGGCGGGGATCCAATTTGTGTGCGCAGTGTTGGCTTTGATGACAACGGCGGCGTACGCGCAATTGGATTCCCGCCTGCGCGGGAATGACGAAGCACATAGTAGCGACTTATTTAGCCGCAGCCTTGGGCTTGGCCGGCGTGCCGCCCGCCACTGCCGCGCCATCCTTGCCCTTGCCATTGACCACCAGCCCCGCCGCCGACAGCTTGAGCGCATTCTTCTCGCCCACGCCTTTTACCCGCTGCTGGAAATCGCTCCAGTCCTTGAATTCGCCCTTCTTGCGCTCTTCCAGGATGGCCTTGGACTTGGCCGGGCCGATGCCGTTGACGCTGTCGAGCGCGGCCGCGTCGGCCTTGTTGACGTCCACCTGGGCGAAAGCAAAGTTCATCGTGGCGACCAGCGCTGCGACCACGAGCATGAGTTTCTTCAACATGACATTCTCCGTTAGGGTTGATGCAGGAGCGACCATCGCACCCTGCACACTCCCTAACGCCAGCGCTTGCGCCAAGTTGACCCGTCCGGTTGAGGAAGGTCAAGCCGGCGCAGCCATATTGAGCGACCTCAGCCGAAAAGCTCTTCGCGCGTCACCGTCGCCGTGCCCAGCTTGCCCACCACGATGCCGCCGGCGCGATTGGCCGTCTGCACCGCCTCGTTCCAGCCGGCGCCCGCACCCAGCATGCAGGCCATGGTGGCGATCACGGTGTCGCCCGCGCCCGAGACGTCGAACACTTCGCGCGCGGCGGCCGGCATGTGGTATTGCCCGCCGTCCGTGTACAGCGTCATGCCCTCTTCCGAACGGGTGAGCAGCAAGGCGTCCAGGCGCAGGTCGGCGCGCAGTTGCTGGGCCTTGGCGGTCAGCTGTTCTTCGCTGGCCCAGGTGCCGACGATCTGGCGCATTTCCGATTTGTTTGGCGTCAGCACGGTGGCGCCCGCGTAGCGCGAAAAATCATCGCCTTTCGGATCGACCATCACCACCTTGCCGGCGGCGCGCGCCGAGGCGATCATGTCGGCCACGGCCACCAGGCTGCCCTTGGCGTAGTCCGACAGCACGATCACGTCGTAGTCAGGCAGCAGGGTCTTGAATTGTTCGAGCTTGTCGCGCAGCACCGTGTCGGTGGGCGCTTCCTCGAAGTCGATACGCACCATTTGCTGCTGGCGGCCGATCACGCGCAGCTTGACGATGGTGGAAATCGCGTCATCGCGCTGCAGGTAGCTGTGGATGCCGCCGCTCTCGAGCATCTGTTCCACTTCGTTGCCCGCCTCGTCGGCGCCCACCACGCCCAGCAAGGCCGTGTGCGCGCCCATCGCGGCGGCATTGCGCGCCACGTTGGCGGCGCCGCCCAGGCGCGCTTCGCGCTGGCTGACGCGCACGATCGGCACCGGCGCTTCCGGCGAAATGCGGTTGACGTCGCCGAACCAGTAGCGGTCCAGCATGACGTCGCCCACGATCAAGATGCGCACCGGGGTCAGGTCCGGTGCGGTATAAGTCGTCAGGTCGTTGGCCATCTTAGTTCATCACGTTGAGTTCTTCGGTGCGGCGCGGCGGGTAGGTCTCCCAGCGGCTGCAACCGGGGCACTGCCAGTAGAACTGGCGCGCCTTGAAGCCGCAATGGCTGCACTGGTAACGCGCCAGCTTTTGCGTGTAGCCGTGCACCAGGTTCTTCACCATCGACAGCTCGGAGACGATCGACGCCGGTGCATCGACCAGTCGCGCTTCCAGCAGGCGATCAAGCCCCAGCAGGGTCGGCGTACGACGCAGCTCGTTGACCACCAGCTCCTTGGCCTCGGCCACGCCGTGCAGCTCCATCACTTCCTTGTACACCACTTCGAGCAGGTCGATCGACGACGCCTGCTCCAGGTACGATTTCAAGAGGTTGACGCCTTCCTGCGGCCGGCCCACCTTGCGGTAGCCGTCCATCATGCGCTGGGCCACCAGCGCCGTGTGCGGCACGCTGATCTGCTCCACGCGGCGCCAGGTCAGCAGCGCGCCTTCGACGTCGCCCTTGGCCAGCTGGGCGTCGCCGGTGAGCAGCGTGGCGCGCACGTTGTTACGGTCGGCCGCCAGCGACTTGTCGAGCAGTTCCTCGGCCTGGTCCACGTGCAGGTGCACCAGCGCGTCCTGCGCCATCTCGCAGTAGAACTGCGCGATTTCCTTTTGACGCGAACCGGCGCCCGATTCCTGCAGGCCCATGGCCGCTTCGATCGCGCGAGGCCACTCTTTTTCGCGCTGGAAGATCTCCAGCAACTGGCGGCGCGCCTGGGCGCCGTACTGGCCGTCGATCAGGCGGTTGAAGGTTTCCTCGGCGCGGTCGAGCAGGCCCGCTTTCAGGTAATCGACACCGAGTTCGTACTCGGCGTGTTCCTTCTGCTCCTGCGGCAGGTCAGGGCGCGCCAGCAGATTCTGGTGCACGCGGATGGCGCGCTCGGTCTCGCCACGGCGGCGGAACAGGTTACCGAGCGCGAAGTGCATGTCGGCCGATTCCGGGTCCAGCCGCACGATCTCGATAAAGGCGTCGATCGCCTTGTCCGGCTGGTCGTTGAGCAGCAGGTTCAGGCCCTTGAAGTAACCGCGCGGCAGGGTGCGCGATTCGGCCATCAATTGACGGATATCGACCCGCGCCGCCAGCCAGCCAAGGCCGAAGAAGACCGGGATACCCAGCAACCAGAAGAGTTCAAATTCCATGCTTTATTCTTTGCGTGAGACGAAGGAGGTACAACTCAGGGAGCGAGGACGCTGTCGGGCTGCGGCTGGGCATTGGCCCGCTGCGCCGTCGTTTGCATCGTCGTGATGGTGGATTTGTGTTTATTGGTTTCGCGGCGATAGCGAAACACCGTGGGCGTGAGCGCCAGCACGCCAAGCACGGCGCCGGCCACGAAACACCCGAGCAGCATCAGCACCAGCGGGCCGCGCAGCTCATAGTGGAGAAACAGGTGCAGATCGACTTCCTGCGTATTTTTCAGGGCGAAGCCAAAAAACAGGACGAATAGAACGAGTCCAACGAGGGTGGATACAAATTTCATCAGCCTGATTCCTGATCGGATTTTCCAAGAGCGCCAGTATGGCATTAGAACCGCTAAAAAAAAAGCGGCATCCGAGGACGCCGCTTTTTCATTTAAACCGTCACAACCTCAGTCCTCGATGATCGGCTGCCCGACCATCGCGTCGACCCGCTCGCGCAACTGCTTGCCGGGTTTGAAGTGGGGTACCCGTTTTTCAGGCACCATCACCTTGTCACCCGACTTGGGGTTACGCCCGATGCGTGGCGGCCGGCTGTTGAGGGCAAAGCTGCCAAAACCACGGATCTCGATGCGTTGACCGGTCGCCAGGGCGTTGGTCATCGCATCAAGAATGGTCTTGACCGCGTACTCCGCATCTTTGGCCACCAGCTGAGAATAACGCTCAGCCAGGCGGTTGATGAGTTCGGACTTAGTCATCGACTGGTTCAGTGTTACTTAGTTCTTGTTATCGAACTTGGCTTTCAGCAGTGCGCCCAGGCTGGTGGTGCCCGACGCTGCGCTGCTGTCCGAAGCCATCGACTTCATCGCTTCTGCGGTTTCTGCGTTGTCTTTCGCTTTGATCGACAGCTGGATCGAACGTGCTTTACGGTCGATGTTGATCACCAGAGCTTCGACGGCGTCGCCGACTTTCAGGTGGGTGCCAGCATCTTCCACGCGGTCACGCGAGATTTCCGAAGCGCGCAGGTAGCCTTCGACTTCTTCCGACAGCTGGATCACGGCGCCTTTAGGCTCAACCGATTTAACGGTACCGTTAACCAGCGAACCTTTGTCGTTCATGGCTGCGAAGTTGTTGAACGGGTCGCCTTCCAGTTGCTTGACGCCCAGGGAAACGCGCTCGCGCTCAACGTCGATGGCCAGAACGATGGCTTCCAGTTCGTCACCTTTCTTGAACTTGCGTACGGCTTCTTCGCCGGACTCGGTCCACGACAGGTCGGACAGGTGTACCAGGCCGTCGATGTTGCCAGCCAGGCCGATGAACACGCCGAAGTCGGTGATCGATTTGATCGCGCCGCGGACTTTGTCACCCTTCTTGTGGGTAACACCGAAGTCGTCCCATGGGTTGGCTTTGCACTGTTTCATGCCCAGCGAAATACGACGACGCTCTTCGTCGATTTCCAGAACCATCACTTCTACTTCGTCGCCCAGTTGGACAACTTTGTTTGGAGCGACGTTCTTGTTGGTCCAGTCCATTTCGGAAACGTGTACCAGGCCTTCGATACCTTGTTCCACTTCAACGAACGCGCCGTAGTCGGTCAGGTTCGTTACTTTACCGAACAGACGGGTGCCTTGTGGGTAACGACGGGACAGACCGGTCCAAGGATCGTCGCCCAGTTGTTTCACGCCCAGCGAAACACGGTTTTTCTCTTGATCGTATTTCAGGACTTTGGCGGTGATCTCTTGACCAACGGTCAGCACTTCCGATGGGTGACGCACGCGACGCCATGCCAGGTCGGTGATGTGCAGCAGGCCGTCGATGCCGCCCAGGTCCACGAACGCGCCGTAGTCGGTGATGTTTTTCACAACGCCGGTCACGACCGTGCCTTCTTTCAGCGTTTCCATCAGTTTCTGACGCTCTTCGCCCATCGAAGCTTCGATGACGGCGCGACGCGACAGAACCACGTTGTTACGCTTGCGGTCCAGTTTGATAACTTTGAATTCGAGGGTTTTGCCTTCGAATGGGGTGGTGTCCTTGACTGGACGGGTGTCAACCAGCGAACCCGGCAGGAATGCGCGGATGCCGTTGGTCAGGACGGTCAGGCCGCCTTTGACTTTACCGTTCACGGTGCCGACGACGATCTCGCCCGACTCCATGGCTTTTTCCAGTGCCAGCCACGAAGCCAGACGCTTGGCTTTGTCGCGCGACAGGATGGTATCGCCGAAACCATTTTCCAGCGATTCGATGGCCACGGAAACGAAGTCGCCTACTTTGACTTCCAGTTCGCCTTGGTCATTCTTGAATTCTTCAACAGGGATGAATGCTTCCGATTTCAGGCCGGCGTTCACGATCACGAAGTTGTGATCCAGACGAACGACTTCAGCCGAGATCACTTCGCCCGAACGCATGTCTTGACGCGACAGGGATTCTTCGAAGAGGGCTGCAAAACTTTCCATATTAGACATTGTAACTTCCAGGTTTGCCAACAAGGCTCGCGATATGCGACTTCAGTTGGGTTAGGGTTGAAACACGTCTAGGCCGCAAAGCGGCCAGACACCTTACCAAAAACATACTACTTAATGCTTCTGCCCACTCATTTGCCTACGGCGGCATACCACTGCAACACCTGCGCGACCGCTTCGTCAGCAGCCATGTTCGATGTTTCCAGCACATGCGCACCTTCGGCAGGGACCAGTGGCGCGATGGCCCGGTTCGTATCCCGGTCGTCCCGCGCCTGCAAATCCATCAGCAGGTCTTCCATCTTAGCAGAAATTCCCTTGGCGATCAATTGCTTGTAGCGACGTTCGGCCCGTGCCGCAACACTTGCTGTCAAAAACACCTTGAGCGGTGCATGCGGGAAGATCACCGAACCCATGTCACGCCCGTCCGCCACCACGCCCGGCGCCTTGCGGAAACCCAGTTGCAGGCCCACCAGCGCATGGCGCACGGCCGGGAAAGTGGCAATCTTCGACGCCGTATTGCCCACCACCTCGGCGCGGATGGCGTCGCTCACATCCTCGTGGCCCAGCAGGATGTGCTCGCCCTGGAAGCTGCATTGCAGATGCTCGGCCAGCTTGGCCAGTGCGTGCTCGTCGGCCAGGTCGGTGTCGCGCCGCAGCGCGGACAACGCCGTCAGGCGATAGAGCGCGCCCGAATCCAGGTAATGGAAGCCGAGCTTATCGGCAACGCGATGTGCGACAGTACCCTTGCCGGATGCGGTGGGCCCGTCGATGGTGATGACTGGAATCTGGGATGTTGGCATGTATTTACTATTTTGCAATCGCCGCAAACGCAGCGAAATATTCAGGGAAAGTTTTGCCGACGCACTTGGGATCGTTGATGCGCACGGTGGTGCCCTTGCGCGCGGCGCCGTCGAGCGATGCCAGCGAGAAGCACATCGCCATGCGGTGATCGTCGTAGGTATCGATAGTAGCAGGAGCGAGGACGGCTGGCGGCGTCACTGTCAGGTAATCGGCGCCCTCTTCCACCACGGCTCCCAGCTTGCGCAGCTCGGTAGCCATGGCGGCGATGCGGTCGGTTTCCTTTACGCGCCAGCTGGCGATATTGCGCAAGGTGCTGGTGCCGTCCGCATACAGGGCGGCAGTCGCGATCGTCATGGCCGCGTCGGGAATGTGGTTGAAGTCGGCGTCAATGGCTTTCAATAGGCCATTGCTGCTGGCCTCGATCCAGTTGTCACCCATGACGATGGTCGCGCCCATCTGCTCGAGCGCGGCGGCAAAGCGCACGTCACCCTGGATGCTCTGCCGGCCCACGCCCTCCACCCGCACCGGTCCGCCGCCAATCGCGCCGGCCGCAAGAAAATACGACGCCGACGACGCATCGCCCTCGACGTGGATGGTGCCCGGCGACTGGTACACCTGGCCCGGCTCGATGGTAAACGACGACCAGCCGTCCTGCGCCACCTGCACGCCGAAGCGGCGCACCAGGTTCAAGGTGATTTCGATATACGGCTTGGAAATCAGTTCGCCGATCACGTCGATGGTGATCGCATGGTCGCGCGCCATCAGCGGCGCGACCATCAGCAGCGCCGTCAAAAACTGGCTCGAGACGTCGCCGCGCACCGCCAGGCGCTGCGCGTGGATCTTGCCCTGCTTGATGTGCAGCGGCGGATAGCCGGGGTTGCCCGTGTATTCGACGTTGGTGCCGGCGGCGTTCAGCGCATCGACCAGGTCGCCGATCGGGCGCTCGTGCATGCGCGGCACGCCATGCAGCGTATAGTCGCCGCCGATCACGGCCAGCGCGGCGGTCAGCGGACGGATCGCGGTGCCGGCGTTGCCCATGAACAGGTCGGCCGATTGGTTCGGCAACACGCCTGCCACGCCCTTGACGTGGTGGATGGTGCCGGTGGCAGTTTGCTCTTCGGTCCATTCCACGCCCAGCGAGCGCAGGGCTGCCAGCATGACAGCGGTGTCGTCGGAGGCCAGCAGGTCGACGATCTGGACGTCACCCTGCGACAGGGCCGACAACAGCAGGATGCGGTTGGAGATGGACTTGGAGCCCGGCAGCCGCACGGTGCCTTGTACGTGTTGGACCGGTTGCAGGTCGATGTAGTCGTGGTTCATATGTATTCCTTTAATAAGCAGTCGTTGCGGCCGTCAGTCCGTGCCCTTGGCACGGCTTAGCGGTATCGGGCCGTTCCGGTGGCGCGCTCCTGCTGCTTCGCTTTATTCTGCTTTATCCTGCGACTGCGGCGTTTCCGCCGTTTCAATCGCGGTAATCCATTGGTGTCTTGCCCTCTGGGC
This is a stretch of genomic DNA from Duganella zoogloeoides. It encodes these proteins:
- the aroA gene encoding 3-phosphoshikimate 1-carboxyvinyltransferase; translation: MNHDYIDLQPVQHVQGTVRLPGSKSISNRILLLSALSQGDVQIVDLLASDDTAVMLAALRSLGVEWTEEQTATGTIHHVKGVAGVLPNQSADLFMGNAGTAIRPLTAALAVIGGDYTLHGVPRMHERPIGDLVDALNAAGTNVEYTGNPGYPPLHIKQGKIHAQRLAVRGDVSSQFLTALLMVAPLMARDHAITIDVIGELISKPYIEITLNLVRRFGVQVAQDGWSSFTIEPGQVYQSPGTIHVEGDASSASYFLAAGAIGGGPVRVEGVGRQSIQGDVRFAAALEQMGATIVMGDNWIEASSNGLLKAIDADFNHIPDAAMTIATAALYADGTSTLRNIASWRVKETDRIAAMATELRKLGAVVEEGADYLTVTPPAVLAPATIDTYDDHRMAMCFSLASLDGAARKGTTVRINDPKCVGKTFPEYFAAFAAIAK